In Herbaspirillum sp. WKF16, one genomic interval encodes:
- a CDS encoding TetR/AcrR family transcriptional regulator, whose amino-acid sequence MKLTGNPGDAHGLRDKHKSRTRENILQAVASRLESSGLAQLSFAEIAREADIGESTIYRYFANKEALLEAFWAWAPTAIKRDRFPESFAELAGRLVDDFKSFDSREPLIRGMLASPVGRTSRINASAERQGAFRALVTHEVGELPEAELLRLAAVIQQLYSATTWANFKDYWDMDGEAAARAAIASIGALLEEARRKSSPRGT is encoded by the coding sequence ATGAAATTGACTGGCAATCCCGGCGATGCCCATGGCCTGCGCGATAAACACAAGTCCCGTACTCGTGAAAACATCCTGCAGGCCGTAGCAAGCCGCCTGGAGAGCAGCGGTTTGGCGCAGTTGAGCTTCGCCGAGATCGCTCGCGAAGCCGATATCGGCGAAAGCACGATCTACCGCTATTTCGCCAACAAGGAAGCGCTGTTGGAGGCATTCTGGGCTTGGGCGCCCACTGCCATCAAGCGCGACCGTTTCCCTGAAAGCTTTGCCGAGCTGGCCGGCCGGCTGGTCGACGACTTCAAGTCCTTCGACAGCCGCGAACCGCTCATCCGCGGCATGCTTGCCTCGCCCGTCGGGCGAACTTCACGTATCAATGCCAGCGCCGAACGCCAGGGGGCCTTCCGCGCGCTGGTCACGCACGAAGTAGGGGAACTGCCCGAAGCCGAGTTGCTGCGCCTTGCAGCAGTGATCCAGCAACTGTACTCGGCGACCACCTGGGCCAATTTCAAAGACTACTGGGATATGGATGGTGAAGCCGCCGCGCGTGCAGCCATTGCGTCCATCGGTGCGCTCCTTGAGGAGGCGCGCCGAAAATCAAGCCCGCGCGGCACGTAG
- a CDS encoding autotransporter domain-containing protein: MNRMNMYEKKVSPQTHASKDALLLTFRSQEGSKLRPVRKLFWMCMAIACTWAPMAVRAEVVSLGILPNGITSVARSVSSNGNVIVGYVTGSAGSGNSAFYWTPAGGMVDLGRLRGGSYALATAVSADGSVVAGDAYDGAAGNNNRAFRWTSAGGMVSLGTLNGGVYSRAAAISADGNVIVGLSADGSAGNVERAFRWTQVGGMVSLGTLGGLSSNAFAASSDGRVVVGHSADSSAGGASRAFRWTQATGMLSLGTLNAGNLSYARGVSADGSVVVGYANDGAASNAQRAFRWTQAGGMVSLGAINGGNASSARGVSADGRVVVGDTNDGAAGNASRAFRWTQAGGMQTISQWLAAAGTTVAPSFIASSGNAVSSDGSVVVGTTTDKVAYLARVSPQGSGAIIIPAYIRTLPILPQVQQIADADLVLHGLHGSPMRHLLQAGGQSAWVAGDVGRFSKGDNQGGIGAGEVGFAYGLSDDVMLKLAIGRTYSRQDLVDSGRIGNQGSFIVPEVIVRLPTAPDVRLSASGYYNWGSADIRRNYLNAGTMVGTSGSPATRTAALRLRADWIDALAWQGVSLSPYVSLTHYRGRVAAYTEAGGGFPVAWNSRAEHATQARLGADAAWRASDDLTLTARLEGVRRLNREGGGASGTLIGPGGFAFDLPGQTYKQNWLRAGIGLEAQAGPGVASAMLNVSTRDDGPKRWAYAGYRINW; this comes from the coding sequence ATGAATCGAATGAATATGTACGAGAAAAAGGTTTCCCCACAGACGCATGCTTCGAAAGATGCTCTGTTGCTGACCTTCCGTAGCCAAGAGGGAAGTAAATTGCGCCCTGTGCGTAAATTGTTCTGGATGTGCATGGCCATTGCCTGCACGTGGGCGCCCATGGCGGTGCGAGCAGAGGTGGTCTCATTGGGGATTCTGCCCAATGGTATTACCTCCGTCGCACGTTCCGTGTCATCCAATGGCAATGTGATCGTGGGTTATGTGACCGGTTCGGCCGGCAGCGGAAACTCTGCCTTCTACTGGACGCCAGCCGGAGGCATGGTTGATTTGGGAAGGCTCCGTGGTGGAAGTTACGCGCTGGCTACTGCTGTTTCCGCTGATGGCAGCGTAGTGGCGGGCGACGCATACGATGGCGCAGCAGGCAACAACAACCGGGCCTTTCGTTGGACGTCTGCCGGTGGCATGGTCAGCCTTGGAACACTCAATGGTGGTGTTTACTCGAGAGCTGCCGCTATATCCGCCGATGGCAACGTAATCGTGGGTCTCTCGGCAGATGGCAGCGCGGGCAATGTAGAGCGCGCCTTCCGCTGGACGCAGGTCGGCGGCATGGTCAGTTTGGGAACGCTGGGCGGCTTGTCCTCCAATGCATTTGCGGCTTCATCTGACGGCCGCGTGGTGGTGGGGCACTCTGCCGACAGTTCCGCTGGCGGCGCATCTCGCGCGTTCCGCTGGACGCAGGCAACCGGCATGCTCAGTTTGGGAACGCTCAATGCCGGGAATCTCTCGTATGCCCGGGGAGTTTCTGCCGATGGCAGCGTGGTCGTCGGCTATGCCAACGACGGTGCCGCAAGCAACGCGCAACGCGCCTTTCGTTGGACGCAAGCCGGCGGCATGGTCAGTCTGGGGGCCATCAATGGCGGCAACGCTTCGAGTGCGCGTGGCGTTTCAGCCGATGGCCGGGTAGTCGTCGGCGATACCAACGATGGCGCCGCAGGCAATGCTTCACGCGCGTTCCGTTGGACGCAGGCCGGAGGCATGCAGACGATCAGCCAATGGCTAGCGGCAGCGGGAACGACGGTTGCCCCCAGCTTCATTGCAAGTTCGGGCAACGCCGTGAGTTCCGACGGTTCAGTCGTAGTGGGCACCACGACTGACAAAGTCGCTTATCTGGCGCGCGTATCCCCACAAGGCTCCGGCGCCATCATCATCCCCGCCTACATCCGAACCCTGCCAATTCTCCCGCAGGTGCAACAGATCGCCGATGCCGATCTCGTCCTCCACGGCCTGCACGGCAGCCCCATGCGCCATCTGTTGCAGGCTGGCGGGCAGAGCGCGTGGGTCGCGGGCGACGTCGGCCGCTTCAGCAAGGGTGACAACCAGGGCGGCATCGGCGCAGGCGAGGTCGGCTTTGCCTACGGCCTGAGCGACGACGTCATGCTCAAGCTGGCCATCGGCCGCACCTATTCGCGCCAGGATCTGGTCGACAGCGGCCGCATCGGCAACCAGGGCAGCTTCATCGTGCCCGAGGTGATCGTCAGGCTGCCGACCGCGCCCGACGTGCGCCTGAGCGCCTCCGGCTACTACAACTGGGGCAGCGCCGACATCCGGCGCAACTACCTCAACGCCGGCACGATGGTCGGCACCTCCGGCTCACCCGCCACCCGCACCGCCGCCTTGCGCCTGCGCGCAGACTGGATCGATGCCCTGGCGTGGCAAGGCGTGTCGCTCTCGCCCTATGTCTCGCTGACCCACTACCGCGGCCGTGTGGCCGCCTACACCGAGGCCGGCGGCGGCTTCCCCGTGGCCTGGAACAGCCGCGCCGAACACGCCACCCAGGCCCGCCTGGGCGCAGACGCCGCCTGGCGCGCCAGCGACGACCTCACGCTGACCGCCCGCCTCGAAGGCGTGCGCCGCCTGAACCGCGAAGGCGGCGGCGCCTCCGGCACGCTGATCGGCCCGGGCGGCTTCGCCTTCGACCTGCCGGGCCAGACCTACAAGCAAAACTGGCTGCGCGCCGGCATCGGCCTGGAAGCCCAGGCCGGCCCCGGCGTGGCCTCGGCCATGCTGAACGTTTCAACCCGGGACGATGGCCCCAAGCGCTGGGCCTATGCCGGCTATCGCATCAACTGGTAA
- a CDS encoding EAL domain-containing protein — protein MMDKIKVITVAVLCGLIGGAIPIALMAWLSWNSAVEIEQARLRNFAQSVLERSKISLNQSYDALYELNASTLALCSPEHIALMRKLTVNTRSVDEIGYSQSGVLKCTSWGLVDPKVESRHMDNFDAARLKVKLSMQPGFAVGDKMLSVQMAEYNALINAGRFGDIVVDEGVQLALARDDGMTVIGDAGSNAGLMQSILRNEVRSAEKDFLFAKAFKNGWTAVAATPVAALQASLKKQQQWMMPLGAFISLFIVVVTFVLARKRLSPEAELKRAVARGEFEVHYQPIMDLHSGRCVGAEALVRWRKRNGAMVNPDLFIPLAEKTGLIKPITDQVIHGIVRDLGETLAKDRSMHVSLNLCADDIRTGRVLPVIDAALAGTDIRHEQIWLEATERSYMDIDSAKETLNKARRSGHSTAIDDFGTGYSSLQYLQGLPMDAIKIDKSFVATIGTGSAASSVIGHIIDIAKSLKMFIIAEGVETQEQADYLAKRQVELVQGWLFSKALPAQDFLIFYARAVAFHGPGPYVIQRSRRNRI, from the coding sequence ATGATGGACAAAATCAAGGTAATTACCGTGGCCGTGCTTTGCGGCCTCATCGGAGGCGCGATCCCGATCGCCCTCATGGCCTGGCTCTCATGGAACTCCGCGGTCGAGATCGAGCAGGCGCGCCTGCGCAACTTCGCGCAAAGCGTGCTGGAGCGCTCCAAGATATCGCTCAATCAGTCCTACGACGCGCTCTACGAGCTCAACGCCTCCACGCTGGCGCTGTGTTCTCCGGAGCACATCGCGCTCATGCGCAAGCTGACGGTCAACACCCGCTCGGTCGACGAGATCGGCTATTCCCAATCCGGGGTGCTGAAGTGCACCTCCTGGGGCCTGGTTGATCCCAAGGTCGAGTCGCGCCACATGGACAATTTCGACGCGGCCAGGCTGAAGGTCAAGCTCAGCATGCAGCCGGGGTTCGCCGTCGGCGACAAGATGCTGTCGGTGCAGATGGCGGAGTACAACGCCCTGATCAACGCCGGCCGCTTCGGCGACATCGTGGTCGATGAAGGCGTGCAGCTCGCCCTGGCCAGGGACGACGGCATGACCGTCATCGGCGACGCCGGCAGCAACGCCGGCCTCATGCAAAGCATCCTGCGCAACGAAGTGCGCAGCGCCGAGAAAGACTTCCTCTTCGCCAAGGCCTTCAAGAACGGCTGGACCGCCGTCGCCGCCACGCCCGTGGCCGCCTTGCAGGCCAGCCTGAAGAAGCAGCAGCAATGGATGATGCCGCTGGGCGCCTTCATCAGCCTGTTCATCGTGGTGGTCACCTTCGTGCTGGCCCGCAAGCGTCTCTCGCCGGAAGCCGAGTTGAAGAGGGCGGTCGCGCGCGGCGAGTTCGAGGTTCACTACCAGCCCATCATGGACCTGCACTCCGGCCGCTGTGTCGGCGCAGAGGCGCTGGTGAGGTGGCGCAAGCGCAACGGCGCGATGGTCAACCCAGACCTCTTCATTCCGCTGGCCGAAAAGACCGGCCTGATCAAGCCCATCACCGACCAGGTCATCCACGGCATCGTCCGCGACCTCGGCGAAACCCTGGCCAAGGACCGCTCGATGCACGTCTCCCTGAACCTCTGCGCCGACGACATCCGCACCGGCCGCGTCCTCCCCGTGATCGACGCCGCGCTCGCCGGCACCGACATCCGCCACGAGCAGATCTGGCTGGAAGCCACCGAGCGCAGCTACATGGACATCGACTCCGCCAAGGAAACCCTGAACAAGGCCCGCCGCTCAGGCCACTCCACCGCCATCGACGACTTCGGCACCGGCTACTCCAGCCTGCAATACCTGCAAGGCCTGCCCATGGACGCCATCAAGATCGACAAATCCTTCGTCGCCACCATCGGCACCGGCTCCGCCGCCAGCTCGGTGATCGGCCACATCATCGACATCGCCAAGAGCCTGAAGATGTTCATCATCGCCGAAGGCGTCGAAACCCAGGAGCAAGCCGACTACCTTGCCAAGCGCCAGGTCGAACTGGTACAGGGATGGCTCTTCTCCAAGGCGCTCCCGGCGCAGGACTTCCTGATCTTCTACGCCCGGGCAGTGGCATTCCACGGCCCTGGCCCGTATGTCATCCAGCGGTCGCGGAGGAATCGGATTTGA
- a CDS encoding autotransporter domain-containing protein yields the protein MLAQAEVLSMGALPGNVVQVLSSASVAGLSADGSIAVGSVRDSTAGNAYRAFRWTQSSGLVAIGALNGGLFSYAEGVSANGAVIAGTAGDGALGNASRAYRWTQATGMRSLGVLNGGNESAAYDISGDGDVIVGVADDGAESNAFRAFRWTQATGMQSLGTMNNGLSSYARAVSRDGTTVVGFAHNGTSGNATRAFRWTQADGMESLGTFAGGAYSYANGVSGDGSAVVGYSASAAGDRAFRWTQAGGLKDLGTLNNGSSSTAYGISTDGLVVVGSSNDGAAGNANRGFRWTQATGMQSIAQWLAEAGVTVAADFKPQIAHATNADGSVVAGTMTDGGPFLARSWTPGPAAGPAPSPGASFGQSSGSGIIRLNDYVQTLGQPAAARSQMLADASVIMHGLHGIPMRMQLREGQQGAWVAGEWGQFTRSGANGDIGAGEIGFSHGFSDNVTIRAALGRTHTHQNLLYGGRASIQGTYLAPEIIVKVASAPDLRLSASGYYNWGNADIKRNYVNAGNVVGSSGTPGASTAALRLRVDWIDALAQGGLSLSPYTSLTHYRTSLKAYTESGGGFPVAWNARAENATEARLGADATWRANDGLTLLGRLEGVRRLNRQGGGVSGTLIGPGGFSFENAGQAGKQNWLRTGLGLDAKLGAGTASAMLNLSTDSEGPKRWASASYRIEW from the coding sequence ATGCTCGCGCAGGCTGAGGTGCTTTCGATGGGCGCCTTGCCGGGCAATGTAGTTCAGGTCCTCTCCTCGGCCTCGGTGGCGGGTCTCTCGGCCGACGGCAGCATTGCCGTTGGCAGCGTCAGGGACTCGACGGCCGGCAATGCCTATCGCGCATTCCGCTGGACCCAGTCGAGCGGCCTCGTGGCCATCGGCGCGCTCAACGGCGGCTTGTTCTCTTACGCCGAGGGTGTCTCGGCCAATGGCGCTGTCATCGCCGGCACCGCAGGCGATGGTGCGCTTGGCAATGCGAGTCGCGCGTATCGATGGACACAAGCCACCGGCATGCGGAGCCTCGGCGTGCTTAACGGCGGCAACGAATCCGCAGCCTATGACATCTCCGGGGACGGTGATGTCATCGTGGGCGTCGCCGATGACGGTGCGGAGTCCAATGCATTCCGCGCCTTCCGCTGGACGCAGGCCACGGGCATGCAGAGCCTGGGCACGATGAATAACGGCCTGTCCTCCTATGCGCGAGCCGTATCGCGGGATGGCACCACGGTCGTGGGCTTTGCCCACAATGGCACCAGCGGTAACGCAACGCGCGCGTTCCGCTGGACGCAGGCCGATGGCATGGAGAGCCTGGGGACCTTCGCCGGCGGCGCCTACTCCTACGCCAATGGCGTGTCGGGCGATGGCAGCGCGGTCGTAGGCTATTCCGCCTCGGCCGCCGGTGACCGGGCCTTCCGCTGGACGCAGGCAGGCGGCCTGAAGGACCTCGGCACCCTCAATAATGGCTCGAGCTCCACCGCCTACGGCATATCGACCGACGGCCTGGTGGTCGTCGGTTCCTCCAACGATGGCGCCGCCGGCAACGCCAATCGCGGCTTCCGCTGGACGCAAGCCACCGGCATGCAGAGCATCGCGCAATGGCTGGCGGAGGCGGGCGTCACCGTGGCCGCCGATTTCAAGCCGCAGATTGCCCATGCCACCAACGCCGACGGCTCCGTCGTCGCCGGCACCATGACCGACGGCGGCCCCTTCCTGGCCCGCTCATGGACGCCGGGCCCGGCAGCAGGCCCGGCGCCAAGCCCTGGCGCATCATTTGGCCAGAGCTCGGGTTCCGGCATCATCCGCCTGAATGACTACGTGCAAACACTGGGCCAACCGGCCGCCGCACGATCGCAAATGCTGGCCGACGCCAGCGTCATCATGCACGGCCTGCATGGCATCCCCATGCGCATGCAACTGCGCGAAGGCCAGCAGGGCGCCTGGGTGGCAGGCGAGTGGGGCCAGTTCACCAGGTCGGGCGCCAATGGCGACATCGGCGCGGGCGAGATCGGTTTTTCCCACGGCTTCTCTGACAACGTCACCATCCGCGCGGCCCTCGGCCGCACCCATACCCACCAGAACCTGCTGTATGGCGGCCGCGCCAGCATCCAGGGCACCTACCTCGCCCCGGAGATCATCGTCAAGGTGGCCAGCGCGCCCGACCTGCGCCTGAGCGCCAGCGGCTACTACAACTGGGGCAACGCCGACATCAAGCGCAACTACGTCAATGCCGGCAACGTCGTCGGTTCCAGCGGCACACCCGGCGCCAGCACCGCGGCCCTGCGCTTGCGAGTGGACTGGATCGACGCACTGGCGCAAGGCGGCCTGTCGCTCTCGCCCTATACCTCGCTGACCCACTACCGCACCAGCCTCAAGGCCTACACGGAGAGCGGCGGCGGCTTCCCCGTCGCCTGGAACGCCCGCGCCGAAAACGCCACCGAAGCTCGCCTCGGCGCAGACGCCACCTGGCGCGCCAACGACGGCCTGACCCTGCTCGGCCGCCTGGAAGGCGTGCGTCGCCTGAACCGTCAGGGCGGCGGCGTCTCCGGCACCTTGATCGGCCCCGGCGGCTTCAGCTTCGAGAACGCCGGCCAGGCCGGCAAGCAGAACTGGCTGCGCACCGGTCTGGGCCTCGACGCCAAGTTGGGCGCCGGCACCGCCTCGGCCATGTTGAACCTCTCCACCGACAGCGAAGGCCCCAAGCGCTGGGCCAGCGCCAGCTACCGCATCGAGTGGTGA